The Cellulosimicrobium sp. ES-005 genome segment AGGACCTCGCGCTCGTCAAGGGCGACCCGGACGGTCGTCGCCGGTTCCTCGACCAGCTCGCCGTGCTCCTGGTGCCGCGGGTCGCCGCGCTCCTCGCGGACTACGAGCGCGTGCTGCGCCAGCGCGGGGCGCTCCTCAAGTCCGCGACCGCGCTCCGGGGGCGCGGCCGCGGGGCGCGCCGTCCCCTGGCCGCGGAGCCACCGCCCGACGACGACGCGCCCGAGGGCGCGCCCTCCCCCCTCGCGACGCTCGAGGTCTGGGACGCGCGGCTCGCGAGCCTCGGTGCCGAGATCACGGCGCTGCGCCTCCAGCTCGTCGCGGCCCTGACGCCGTACGTCGCGGAGGCGTACGAGCAGGTCAGCGCCGGGCAAGGCGAGGCACGGATCGCCTACCGGTCCTCGGTCGACGAGGCGCTCGACCCGGACGGGGCCGTCGGCGGCACGCCCGCCCCGGGCGAGCCGGACCGGGACGGCGACGGACCGCCGTCGGGGCTCCCCGACGCACCGACGCTCGAGAAGCGCATGCTGGATGCCATGCGGGCGGTGCGGGCGAAGGAGATCGAGCGCGGGGTGAACCTCGTGGGACCTCACCGGGACGACGTCGTCCTCACCCTCGGCGGGCTTCCCGCGAAGGGCTACGCGAGCCACGGCGAGTCCTGGTCGTTCGCCCTCGCGCTGCGTCTCGCGTCGTACCGGCTCCTCCGGGACGGGGCGCCGGCGGGACTGGACTCCCTCCTGTGGGCGGACCAGTGGGGTCCCGACGGCGAGCCGGTCCTCGTGCTCGACGACGTGTTCGCCGAGCTCGACGTCCGGCGCCGCGAACGGCTGGCCGAGCTCGTCGCGGACGCGGGCCAGGTCATCATCACCGCGGCGGTGCCCGACGACGTGCCCGCCCTCCTGGACGGAGCGCGGTTCGTCGTGCAGGACGGGACGGTGAGCCGTGCCGAACCGTGACGCGACGCCGGGCGCCGAGCCGTCGGACGCCGTGGAGGACCGGGACGGCGCGGAGCCTCGCGCCACGGGCCTGCCCGTGGGGGACATCGTGGAGCTCACGCCGCCTGCGGAGGTGGCGCGGCAGGCGCTCAACCGGGCGAAGGCGGCGGCCCGGGCCAAGGGCCTGCGGCCCGGCCAGGAGCCACGGCGTCGGATCCTGGCCGACCCGCCGACGTCGGGCGCTCGACCGGGTGGTCGCGACCCGCAGCTCCTGGGCGACGTCGTCGCGCGCCTGCTGCGCGAGCGCGACTGGGTCGCCGACGTGTCGGTGGGGGGCGTCGTCGGGCGGTGGCGCGAGGTGGTCGGGGACCAGGTCGCGGACCACTGCGAGCCCGAGACCTTCGAGGACAAGGTGCTCGTCGTCCGGGCGGACTCGACGGCCTGGGCGACGCAGGTACGCCTGCTCGCACCACAGCTCCTCGAGCGGCTCGCGCACGAGGTCGGCGAGGGCGTCGTGGAGACGGTCACGGTCCTCGGGCCCGCGGGCCCGAGCTTCCGGCGGGGGAAGAAGTCCGTCCGCGGGCCGGGCCCGCGCGACACCTGGGGCTGAGTGCCCGACGGCGCGTCCTCACGCCGTCCTGCGGGCCGCGTCCGGGCGTGGGTCGCCGGAGACGACGAGG includes the following:
- the recF gene encoding DNA replication/repair protein RecF, with protein sequence MYVSHLSLVDFRSYESVDVELAPGVNALVGQNGQGKTNLVEAIGYVATLASHRVAGDAALVRAGATRAVVRTRVVRGDRASTVELEIASGRANRARINRSPAKRPRDVLGIVRTVLFAPEDLALVKGDPDGRRRFLDQLAVLLVPRVAALLADYERVLRQRGALLKSATALRGRGRGARRPLAAEPPPDDDAPEGAPSPLATLEVWDARLASLGAEITALRLQLVAALTPYVAEAYEQVSAGQGEARIAYRSSVDEALDPDGAVGGTPAPGEPDRDGDGPPSGLPDAPTLEKRMLDAMRAVRAKEIERGVNLVGPHRDDVVLTLGGLPAKGYASHGESWSFALALRLASYRLLRDGAPAGLDSLLWADQWGPDGEPVLVLDDVFAELDVRRRERLAELVADAGQVIITAAVPDDVPALLDGARFVVQDGTVSRAEP
- a CDS encoding DciA family protein yields the protein MPNRDATPGAEPSDAVEDRDGAEPRATGLPVGDIVELTPPAEVARQALNRAKAAARAKGLRPGQEPRRRILADPPTSGARPGGRDPQLLGDVVARLLRERDWVADVSVGGVVGRWREVVGDQVADHCEPETFEDKVLVVRADSTAWATQVRLLAPQLLERLAHEVGEGVVETVTVLGPAGPSFRRGKKSVRGPGPRDTWG